One window of the Colletotrichum destructivum chromosome 4, complete sequence genome contains the following:
- a CDS encoding Putative chitin synthase export chaperone — protein MGSTQFGNFFNFCRDSTLPVCNVLSDDHSQSGPWGGCELTGISLSGGRKLGNLGSILLAAFAIIASIYLLLRSERKKAAVGRREMQLFLASFIVIELCEIFTVGEFPLAENVRIAFTGIHIGMIIASTWILMLNAVVGYQIVDDGTPLSIGLIVASAAILLGGTLYVTLDTGFQWTNYWDSSYQPPNRHIALYVLYQLVPLIFLVAFFVLETILVVRVLGEMRPMLYLTAALLLFAIGQIFNYVVSSHICNGTNGAVDGALFQTLFTLLAVVAVWIFWSSITEDDWPMPVGNNFP, from the exons ATGGGATCAACACAGTTCGGCAACTTTTTC AACTTCTGCCGAGACTCAACACTGCCGGTCTGCAAT GTGCTTTCCGATGACCATAGTCAATCAGGACCATGGGGCGGCTGCGAGTTAACGGGAATCTCTTTGAGCGGAGGTCGCAAGCTGGGAAACCTTGGTTCTATCCTCCTTGCAGCCTTCGCCATCATTGCATCTATTTATCTCTTGCTGCGGTCAGAGCGCAAGAAGGCTGCAGTAGGTCGGAG GGAAATGCAGCTGTTCCTCGCCAGCTTCATCGTCATTGAATTATGCGAAATCTTCACTGTCGGAGAATTCCCTTTGGCGGAAAATGTTCGCATT GCCTTCACCGGAATCCACATCGGCATGATCATTGCATCGACATGGATCCTGATGCtcaacgccgtcgtcgggtaCCAGATTGTTGACGACGGAACACCGTTGTCGATAGGCTTGATTGTCGCCTCTGCTGCTATTCTCCTAGGTGGCACTCTATACGTTACTCTTGATACCGGGTTTCAATGGACCAACTACTGGGACTCATCGTACCAACCGCCAAACCGCCACATCGCTCTGTACGTCTTGTACCAGTTGGTCCCGCTGATCTTTTTggtcgccttcttcgtcctcgagaCTATTCTCGTCGTCCGTGTTCTGGGCGAAATGCGACCGATGCTTTATCTCACCGCCGCTCTGCTCCTCTTTGCCATTGGTCAAATCTTCAACTACGTTGTAAGCTCCCATATCTGCAACGGTACCAACGGTGCAGTTGATGGGGCCCTCTTCCAGACCCTGTTCACGCTTCTCGCGGTTGTCGCGGTATGGATCTTTTGGTCAAGCATCACAGAGGACGATTGGCCTATGCCTGTCGGAAACAACTTCCCCTAG
- a CDS encoding Putative allantoicase, Galactose-binding-like domain superfamily: MASEHEYTLEQVKTTRVASDEIDKTFRSSSIDLISAALGGKILAFSDEWFAEASNLLTPTPPIRQPGKMVYTGAWYDGWETRRHNTEPFDWVIVRLGVASGTVDGVEVDTAFFSGNHAPSISVEGCFNLDDDEVISWKGGRGQWETILGNEECGPSQRFGWKLAEPKKKQYTHVRLNMYPDGGIARFRLFGHAVPVFPDDKDAIFDLAAAQNGGVAISCSDQHFGTKDNLLLPGRGKDMGDGWETARSRTKNHVDWTIVRLGAPGFVQNVVVDTAHFRGNFPQKVKIDALSWVDSGEPGADAAGWTEIVAPSKCGPDQEHDFPSTVNDKAVSHIKITIIPDGGVKRLRVFGKRA; the protein is encoded by the exons ATGGCCAGCGAGCATGAATACACCCTCGAGCAGGTCAAGACCACTCGGGTCGCCTCCGATGAAATTGACAAGACCTTCCGCTCAAGCAGCATTG ATTTGATCTCTGCTGCCCTGGGCGGAAAGATTCTCGCCTTTTCGGATGAGTGGTTTGCCGAGGCCTCTAACCTGTTGacgcccacccctcccatCAGACAACCGGGCAAGATGGTCTACACCGGCGCCTGGTATGACGGCTGGGAAACGAGACGCCACAACACTGAGCCCTTTGACTGGGTTATTGTCCGCCTTGGCGTCGCTTCTGGGACTGTCGATGGAGTTGAGGTCGACACGGCCTTTTTCTCCGGCAACCACGCTCCCTCTATCTCGGTCGAGGGCTGCTTtaacctcgacgacgacgaggtcatcTCGTGGAAGGGCGGTAGAGGACAGTGGGAGACTATCCTCGGCAACGAGGAATGCGGTCCCTCCCAGCGCTTCGGATGGAAGTTGGCCGAAcctaagaagaagcagtATACCCACGTTCGTCTCAACATGTACCCGGACGGAGGCATTGCACGATTCCGTCTATTCGGCCACGCCGTGCCCGTCTTTCCCGATGATAAAGATGCCATTTTCGACCTGGCCGCAGCCCAGAATGGTGGTGTCGCCATCTCGTGTAGCGACCAGCACTTTGGCACTAAGGACAACCTTCTGCTGCCGGGCCGCGGCAAGGATATGGGTGATGGTTgggagacggcgaggtcgcggACCAAGAACCACGTCGACTGGACGATCGTCCGCCTTGGGGCTCCGGGTTTCGTACAGAACGTCGTCGTGGACACGGCGCACTTCCGCGGCAACTTCCCGCAAAAGGTCAAGATTGACGCCCTCTCATGGGTCGACAGCGGTGAGCCAGGCGCGGATGCCGCCGGCTGGACGGAAATCGTAGCTCCGAGCAAGTGCGGTCCGGATCAGGAGCACGACTTCCCGAGTACGGTCAATGACAAGGCCGTGTCACACATTAAGATCACCATTATTCCCGACGGCGGGGTTAAGAGACTGCGCGTCTTCGGTAAAAGGGCATAA
- a CDS encoding Putative Dilute domain, ankyrin repeat-containing domain superfamily: MDFEDANGGFGDKKPRPLPDDLPKSLDDRSRRPVELVPETEMYDGWQGQSQFLTTPVLAKPLNFGDLSLDDRTYDEDITTGPKHSDARLMEMIAAQAAHRVGPGFGDEETILTDEKLSEDEKKDLLQRALNMAASNGDVERVSNIVGGKAKAYVDINAPDEDGTPPLIYASCFGHEGVVQALIDAGADVDKQDRNQWSALMWAMTNRHKSIAKALLDNGASAEQKTSSGRTAFDFVPPDSDMSFYLHDSGYNIGNAGTDDFYNPGFSQDRFEEEMAENELRRRMMMDSARDLEVDLGNVGMDDQPENPEELEEEQPEFDWSRCLHDQMFVFQEHELDRILDIIITNMTPQRSPAQKPVPANMIFLSARYAHYHSSPDLLAKLMISAMDKINDVVEQYQWDMTILAFWISNATLLLHYLKKDAGLVEATVEFQAQLSELVNEIFILIVRDAERRLDKVLDAAMLDHETIPGFEDIAFQNEWRIFKRKAQVKEEPLEKRFRPPSPKQRAKPAPRNVTSLLSSTLFVLDLYDIHSVITAQIISQLLYWLGAELFNRIMSNRKYLARTKAMQIRMNVSTLEDWARTNNRQPEHYEGGETKSTGETTVDAARRHLAPVIQLLQWLQCFSSLGADDLEALVGTLQQLKRLSPQQLIHAASHYRPEVGERGLPKSALKYLNAIQAEHVRRKEDRKSSAPSTPVKGKPANGAITGTPGSQAATQSDEEEDDDAPENLLLDPALMLPFTLPSVTDMLVSYGAGFGGVNRERARKYIPTVPPEFLSKLEASGARKGPMFSEKDWENEEV, from the exons atGGACTTCGAGGACGCTAATGGTGGTTTCGGCGACAAGAAGCCACGACCACTACCCGATGACTTGCCCAAGTCCCTCGACGACCGCAGTCGTCGTCCCGTTGAGCTGGTTCCTGAGACGGAAATGTACGATGGCTGGCAAG GTCAATCACAATTTCTGACGACGCCCGTCCTGGCAAAGCCGCTCAACTTTGGCGACCTAAGCCTAGACGACCGCACCTACGATGAAGATATCACGACAGGTCCCAAACACAGTGACGCTCGCCTCATGGAGATGATTGCTGCCCAGGCCGCTCACCGCGTCGGCCCGGGCtttggcgacgaggagacgaTACTGACAGATGAGAAACtctccgaggacgagaagaaagaCCTGCTCCAAAGGGCGTTGAATATGGCTGCTAGCAATGGCGATGTCGAGAGAGTCAGTAACATTGTCGGTGGAAAGGCCAAAGCCTACGTCGATATCAATGCGCCGGACGAAGACGGAACACCGCCCCTGATCTACGCGAGTTGTTTT GGCCACGAGGGCGTGGTGCAGGCCCTCATCGATGCCGGCGCAGACGTCGACAAGCAGGACCGGAACCAGTGGAGCGCTCTTATGTGGGCGATGACGAATAGGCATAAGAGCATCGCCaaggcccttctcgacaatGGTGCCTCAGCTGAGCAAAAGACCTCGTCCGGACGCACTGCCTTCGACTTTGTGCCGCCAGACAGTGACATGTCCTTCTATCTACACGACAGTGGTTACAACATCGGCAATGCAGGGACAGACGACTTCTACAACCCTGGGTTCTCGCAGGATCggttcgaggaggagatggctGAAAACGAATTGCGGAGACGAATGATGATGGACAGCGCCAGAGACCTCGAGGTTGATTTAGGCAACGTCGGCATGGATGACCAGCCAGAG AACCCCGAAGAACTCGAGGAAGAGCAGCCCGAGTTTGACTGGTCCCGGTGCCTTCACGACCAAATGTTTGTTTTTCAGGAGCACGAACTCGACCGCATtctcgacatcatcatcaccaacatGACTCCCCAACGATCGCCGGCACAGAAGCCCGTACCTGCGAACATGATATTCCTTAGCGCACGATACGCGCACTACCACTCGAGCCCCGATCTGCTGGCCAAGCTGATGATATCCGCCATGGACAAGATCAACGATGTTGTAGAGCAATACCAGTGGGACATGACGATCCTAGCTTTTTGGATATCAAACGCTaccctgctgctgcactACCTAAAGAAGGACGCCGGGCTCGTAGAGGCCACAGTTGAATTTCAGGCTCAGCTATCTGAGCTCGTCAACGAGATCTTTATTCTCATCGTCCGGGACGCCGAGAGACGTCTAGACAAGGTGCTCGACGCAGCGATGCTGGACCACGAAACGATCCCGGGGTTTGAAGACATCGCATTCCAGAACGAATGGAGGATATTCAAGCGCAAAGCGCAGGTCAAAGAAGAGCCCTTGGAGAAGCGCTTTCGGCCCCCGTCCCCGAAGCAACGGGCGAAGCCTGCGCCGCGCAACGTCACCTCCCTACTGTCGTCTACCTTGTTCGTTCTTGACCTTTATGATATACATTCAGTTATCACGGCGCAAATCATATCCCAACTGCTCTACTGGCTCGGCGCGGAGCTCTTCAACCGGATCATGTCCAACCGCAAGTATCTTGCACGGACAAAAGCGATGCAGATTCGTATGAACGTCTCGACTTTGGAGGACTGGGCCCGGACCAACAACCGCCAACCGGAGCATTACGAAGGGGGAGAGACAAAGTCGACAGGCGAGACGACGGTGGACGCAGCGAGGCGGCACCTGGCGCCCGTCATCCAGCTATTGCAGTGGCTTCAGTGCTTCTCGTCACTCGGCGCTGACGATCTTGAGGCCCTTGTCGGCACCCTGCAGCAACTGAAGAGGTTGAGCCCGCAGCAGCTTATTCACGCAGCGTCGCATTATAGGCCGGAGGTCGGCGAAAGAGGGCTGCCTAAGAGCGCGCTCAAGTATCTAAACGCGATCCAGGCGGAACACGTGCGTAGGAAAGAAGACCGCAAGAGCAGtgcgccgtcgacgccagtGAAGGGAAAGCCCGCCAATGGGGCCATTACGGGCACGCCAGGGAGCCAGGCGGCGACACagagcgacgaggaggaggacgatgatgcgCCAGAGAATCTTCTCCTGGATCCTGCACTGATGCTTCCCTTCACCCTACCATCTGTCACAGATATGCTTGTCTCGTACGGAGCTGGCTTCGGAGGTGTCAACAGGGAGAGAGCGCGCAAATACATCCCCACGGTGCCGCCCGAGTTTCTATCAAAGCTTGAGGCCAGCGGCGCACGCAAGGGGCCCATGTTTAGCGAGAAAGACTGGGAGAACGAAGAGGTCTAA
- a CDS encoding Putative Rab-GAP-TBC domain-containing protein yields the protein MAPQKFASMRLKSRPTLVPFKDETSLIALRYEKTVQAEPPIPILTRASPRSSSVSTHRTSTSASSSLSSPPPSPVVVTPPPTIDQHPAFRSRTPACNTTANDWKRDSGLAATSSSSATIAEECEDGEHTYEKIVAPNPNIAVVQQSEERVIPFVCDNDSLNSAAEWSLSKQRQPGRCTPSTGKQSDIMDHHHVAQVEIAQRKAPDSLSSTLSVDSPVALRNKRLSDLSPAAAQMIPQPSVSSLTTSDNSPNLSPVDIPDTLDLLSKDPGNFSPISISIPTDNLIDDDFLKTLSFSNRGSLMFGGRRPFPTQTTDETMADKSRTDEAHALGPAPADAPATAATPILHIHYEERPQSTAASTTDACANDMSATQTPTTEATTAEATADSASQAAMTTPSIRVLSEDVELESRKVRSLYESGEGLRWEDGGRPSDVGDRLEATVEIPTDDLENDPVAELQPPAWGTPRSGSSYSQRPETRSEYEVAGGLEDWEDVEGQDVDRYGFINPRKPESRGGTPTELKSSQYAPRKKNGLSKRDVFGLGLPSRGPSRKVSARSLNTQTSRASAASRRSARSVVRQAGNLLPHNQERRWMDIAGGMLSLSLGDEESVEKISEAIKKKEWERSEKWRKMARVIKKGKDGEGMEFEFDVKNQKLIDRTWKGIPDRWRASAWYSFMATHARSHKDSPSEDSIITDFHRLQCRGSPDDVQIDLDVPRTISRHVMFRKRYKGGQRLLFRVLHALSLYFPNTGYVQGMASLAATLLCYFDEEKCFVMLVRMWQLRGLEKLYSPGFDGLMAALNDMQTKWLDGKDVAKKLAELCIDPTAYGTRWYLTLFNLSIPFAAQLRVWDVFLLLGENPSDSPKVSSSSTTMDGIDILHATSTALIHALREVLLDSDFENAMKALTSWIPVKDEDILMRVTRAEWKTRQKKRF from the exons ATGGCGCCCCAAAAATTCGCCAGCATGCGCTTGAAGTCCCGGCCTACGCTCGTGCCCTTCAAGGACGAAACTAGCCTCATCGCCCTCCGCTATGAAAAGACGGTCCAGGCAGAGCCTCCTATCCCTATTCTTACGCGGGCTTCCCCAAGATCCTCCTCAGTCTCGACGCATCGCACTTCCACTTCTGCATCCTCTTCGCTTTCGAGTCCGCCCCCCAGCCCTGTCGTCGtgaccccccctcccaccatTGATCAACACCCTGCATTCCGCTCCCGCACACCTGCCTGCAACACCACGGCCAACGACTGGAAGAGGGATTCTGGGCTTGCAGCgacttcatcttcctcggccaCCATTGCCGAGGAGTGCGAGGACGGGGAGCACACATACGAGAAGATCGTTGCCCCGAATCCAAACATCGCAGTTGTACAACAATCAGAGGAGCGTGTGATACCTTTCGTCTGCGACAACGACTCCCTCAATTCCGCCGCTGAGTGGTCTCTGAGCAAACAGCGGCAACCCGGTCGATGCACGCCTTCAACCGGCAAACAGTCCGACATCATGGACCACCACCACGTCGCGCAGGTTGAAATCGCCCAACGAAAGGCGCCTGACAGTTTAAGTAGCACTTTATCCGTCGACTCCCCAGTTGCATTGCGGAATAAAAGGTTAAGCGACCTGTCACCTGCAGCAGCGCAAATGATCCCCCAACCGTCTGTCTCCTCTCTTACAACCTCCGACAACTCGCCTAACCTCTCCCCTGTCGACATACCCGATACTCTCGACCTCCTGAGCAAGGATCCCGGCAACTTTTCCCCCATCTCAATTTCCATCCCTACCGACAACCTCATCGATGATGATTTCCTGAAGACCTTGTCGTTCTCCAATCGAGGCAGTCTCATGTttggcggccgtcgtccttTCCCCACACAAACCACGGACGAAACAATGGCGGACAAGTCACGTACGGACGAAGCCCACGCGCTGGGACCTGCCCCCGCTGATGCCCCTGCAACAGCAGCCACCCCAATCCTCCACATTCATTACGAGGAGCGGCCCCAGAGTACCGCCGCCAGCACCACAGACGCCTGCGCCAACGATATGAGCGCAACCCAGACACCCACGACTGAAGCGACCACGGCAGAGGCGACTGCTGACTCGGCGTCGCAAGCCGCCATGACGACTCCCAGCATTCGCGTCTTGTCAGAGGACGTGGAGTTGGAATCTCGAAAGGTGAGATCGCTCTATGAATCCGGCGAAGGTCTCCGATGGGAAGACGGAGGCAGACCGTCGGATGTTGGCGATCGTCTCGAGGCGACCGTCGAGATTCCGACGGATGATCTTGAGAACGATCC CGTCGCCGAACTCCAGCCTCCCGCATGGGGTACTCCAAGATCTGGAAGTTCATATTCCCAAAGGCCCGAAACGCGAAGCGAGTATGAGGTGGCGGGCGGTCTTGAAGACTGGGAAGATGTCGAGGGACAAGACGTCGACCGATATGGCTTCATCAACCCGCGTAAGCCAGAGTCGAGAGGCGGCACCCCAACGGAGCTCAAGTCGTCGCAATACGCCCCCAGAAAAAAGAACGGACTGTCGAAACGGGATGTTTTCGGGCTAGGGCTACCCTCTAGAGGACCCAGTAGGAAGGTGTCCGCTCGATCCCTCAACACGCAAACCTCCAGGGCATCCGCCGCATCTCGCCGATCGGCTCGGTCGGTAGTCAGGCAGGCGGGAAACCTGCTTCCTCATAACCAGGAACGGCGTTGGATGGACATTGCCGGAGGTATGCTTTCTCTGTCTTTAGGGGATGAAGAAAGCGTAGAGAAGATCTCCGAAGCCATTAAGAAGAAAGAATGGGAAAGGTCCGAGAAGTGGCGGAAAATGGCTAGGGTCATCAAAAAGGGAAAAGACGGCGAAGGCATGGAGTTCGAGTTTGACGTCAAGAACCAGAAGCTCATCGATAGGACGTGGAAGGGCATCCCCGACCGATGGAGAGCGTCCGCCTGGTACTCGTTCATGGCAACCCACGCCAGGTCCCACAAGGACTCTCCGTCCGAGGactccatcatcaccgactTCCATCGCCTCCAGTGTAGGGGATCGCCAGATGATGTGCAGATTGACCTCGACGTTCCTCGCACCATCAGCAGACACGTTATGTTTCGCAAGCGCTACAAGGGCGGTCAGCGTCTGCTGTTTCGGGTTCTGCACGCGCTCTCGCTCTACTTTCCAAACACAGGCTACGTCCAGGGCATGGCTTCCCTGGCCGCGACACTGCTCTGCTacttcgacgaggagaaaTGCTTTGTGATGCTCGTCCGCATGTGGCAATTGCGAGGACTCGAGAAGCTTTACAGCCCTGGCTTTGATGGACTGATGGCGGCTCTCAACGATATGCAGACTAAGTGGCTGGACGGCAAGGACGTCGCGAAGAAACTG GCCGAGCTCTGCATCGACCCTACCGCATATGGCACGCGATGGTACTTGACGCTTTTCAACCTATCCATCCCTTTTGCCGCCCAGCTTCGCGTCTGGGACGTCTTTCTACTCCTCGGGGAGAACCCCTCTGATTCTCCCAAGGTGTCCAGTTCGTCGACCACCATGGACGGCATCGATATTCTACATGCTACTAGCACGGCTCTGATTCATGCACTGCGCGAGGTCCTTCTCGACTCGGACTTTGAGAACGCCATGAAGGCGCTGACATCCTGGATCCCAGTGAAGGATGAGGATATTTTGATGAGGGTGACCCGGGCAGAATGGAAGACCCGACAGAAGAAAAGGTTCTAG